A window of the Meiothermus sp. CFH 77666 genome harbors these coding sequences:
- a CDS encoding DUF72 domain-containing protein, whose product MEIYLGTGGYTNEDWVGLLYPPEARKDEWLSIYARTFNAVELNSSFYNIPGLKAFTGMLKRSEGRVHWAVKIHQRMTHERSATDDDYRRLFESVAPLREAGVLGPFLAQFPQSFHRTPENRKYFAALAQRFADQTLAPGGLAVEFRHASWDNEEVRQAFCKAGLTWVSTDYPPLPGLPKNELHLTGEIAYIRLSGRNKAKWYEGKDQAERHDYRYSEEELHFWVQSLLAALEHHTLTQVWFIFNNTTKGHALVNLEMLKKLLEEAGLHP is encoded by the coding sequence ATGGAAATCTACCTCGGCACCGGCGGCTACACCAATGAAGACTGGGTGGGCCTCTTGTACCCCCCCGAGGCCAGAAAGGACGAATGGCTCTCCATCTACGCGCGAACCTTCAACGCCGTGGAGCTGAACTCCTCTTTCTACAACATACCCGGCCTCAAAGCCTTCACGGGGATGCTCAAACGCAGTGAAGGACGGGTGCACTGGGCCGTCAAGATTCACCAGCGCATGACCCACGAGCGAAGCGCTACCGACGACGACTACCGGCGGCTTTTTGAATCTGTGGCCCCGCTGCGCGAGGCTGGGGTGCTGGGGCCCTTTCTGGCCCAGTTTCCCCAAAGCTTTCACCGCACCCCCGAGAACCGCAAGTACTTTGCAGCACTGGCCCAGCGCTTCGCCGACCAAACCCTGGCCCCCGGCGGTCTGGCGGTGGAGTTTCGCCACGCGTCCTGGGACAACGAGGAAGTACGCCAGGCCTTCTGCAAGGCAGGCCTGACCTGGGTTAGCACCGACTATCCCCCCCTCCCCGGCCTGCCCAAAAACGAGCTGCACCTCACCGGCGAGATCGCCTACATTCGCCTTTCCGGGCGCAACAAAGCCAAGTGGTACGAGGGCAAAGACCAGGCCGAACGTCACGACTACCGGTACAGCGAAGAAGAGCTGCACTTCTGGGTGCAGTCGCTGCTGGCAGCCCTCGAGCACCATACCCTGACCCAGGTCTGGTTCATCTTCAACAACACCACCAAAGGCCACGCCCTGGTAAACCTGGAGATGCTCAAGAAGCTGCTGGAGGAAGCCGGGCTCCACCCCTAG
- the glmS gene encoding glutamine--fructose-6-phosphate transaminase (isomerizing) translates to MCGIVGYVGFRDASDVILDGLKRLEYRGYDSAGIAVKVNGHLEVVKKAGKLQVLADSLKEHRLSGQFGVGHTRWATHGAPTDPNAHPHMTEKGEIAVIHNGIIENYLPLKEGLIARGHTFSSETDSEVLAHLIEEKYQGDLVEAVRLALSEAYGAYALVVAHQNHEEIVVARTVSPLVIGLGEGENFVASDVPALLPYTRRVIFLHDGDMAVVRREGVQVTDLAGNPVEREVVTVEWSLEAAEKGGHPHYMLKEIYEQPRVLENTLGGRLYEEETGVELGLKLEPTRYDKVHIVACGTAYYAAWVGKYLLEALARVPVEIEVASEYRYRDPVVDDKTLAICISQSGETIDTLEAIREAKRKGAGTLGVINAKGSSITREVDDTLYIHAGPEIGVASTKAYIAMLAAMAMLAVWMGRAKGTLNEKTARELLSEMRKLPRLVEEALEQRPQIAHIAEKYHQAQDYLFLGRHIQAPTAYEGALKLKEISYIHAEAYPAGEMKHGPIALIDERLPVVVLATQSPFYEKTVSNIQEVRARGGRVIAVASEGDTEVQKFAQDVIYVPRTHPLLAPVVSVVPLQLLAYETAVYLGRDVDQPRNLAKSVTVE, encoded by the coding sequence ATGTGTGGAATCGTGGGATATGTGGGTTTTAGAGATGCGTCGGACGTGATTTTAGACGGGCTCAAACGCCTGGAGTATCGGGGCTACGACTCGGCAGGCATCGCGGTCAAGGTCAACGGGCATCTGGAGGTGGTCAAGAAAGCGGGCAAGCTCCAGGTGCTGGCCGATAGCCTGAAGGAGCACCGCCTGAGCGGGCAGTTTGGGGTGGGGCACACCCGCTGGGCCACCCACGGGGCCCCCACCGACCCCAATGCCCACCCCCACATGACCGAAAAGGGCGAGATTGCAGTAATTCACAACGGCATCATTGAGAACTACCTGCCCCTCAAGGAGGGCCTGATTGCCCGGGGGCACACCTTCAGCTCCGAGACCGACTCGGAGGTGCTGGCCCATTTGATCGAGGAAAAATACCAGGGCGACCTGGTCGAGGCGGTGCGGCTGGCCCTCTCGGAAGCCTACGGGGCCTATGCCCTGGTGGTGGCCCACCAGAACCACGAGGAGATTGTGGTGGCCCGTACCGTGAGCCCGCTGGTGATTGGGCTGGGCGAGGGGGAGAACTTTGTGGCCTCGGATGTGCCGGCCCTTTTGCCCTATACCCGCCGGGTCATTTTTTTGCACGATGGCGATATGGCGGTGGTGCGCCGCGAGGGGGTACAGGTCACCGACCTGGCCGGCAACCCGGTGGAGCGGGAAGTGGTAACGGTGGAGTGGAGCCTCGAGGCCGCCGAAAAAGGCGGACACCCCCACTACATGCTCAAGGAGATCTACGAGCAGCCCCGGGTGCTGGAAAACACCCTGGGGGGCCGCCTCTACGAAGAGGAGACGGGGGTGGAGCTAGGTCTCAAGCTCGAGCCCACCCGCTACGACAAGGTGCACATTGTGGCCTGCGGCACGGCCTACTACGCGGCCTGGGTGGGGAAGTATCTGCTGGAGGCTTTAGCCCGGGTGCCGGTGGAAATTGAGGTGGCCTCCGAGTATCGCTACCGCGACCCGGTGGTGGACGACAAAACCCTGGCCATCTGCATCAGCCAGTCGGGCGAGACCATAGATACCCTCGAGGCCATCCGAGAGGCCAAGCGCAAGGGGGCCGGCACCCTGGGGGTCATCAACGCTAAGGGCAGCAGCATCACCCGCGAGGTGGACGACACCCTCTACATCCACGCTGGCCCCGAGATTGGCGTGGCCTCGACCAAGGCCTACATCGCCATGCTGGCGGCTATGGCCATGCTGGCGGTGTGGATGGGCCGGGCCAAAGGCACGCTGAACGAAAAAACCGCGCGGGAACTCCTGAGCGAGATGCGCAAGCTACCCCGGCTGGTGGAGGAAGCCCTGGAGCAGCGCCCCCAGATTGCCCACATCGCCGAGAAGTACCACCAGGCCCAGGACTACCTGTTCCTGGGACGGCACATCCAGGCCCCCACCGCCTACGAAGGGGCCCTCAAGCTCAAGGAAATCAGCTACATCCATGCCGAGGCCTACCCTGCCGGCGAGATGAAGCACGGCCCCATCGCCCTGATTGACGAGCGCCTGCCGGTGGTGGTGCTCGCGACCCAGAGCCCCTTCTACGAGAAAACCGTCTCCAACATCCAGGAGGTGCGGGCTCGAGGCGGGCGGGTGATTGCGGTGGCCAGCGAGGGCGATACCGAGGTACAGAAGTTTGCCCAGGACGTGATTTACGTACCCAGAACCCACCCTTTGCTGGCCCCGGTGGTGAGTGTGGTGCCGCTGCAACTTCTGGCCTACGAGACCGCCGTATACCTGGGGCGCGACGTGGATCAGCCCCGGAACCTGGCCAAGAGTGTGACGGTGGAGTGA
- a CDS encoding S-layer homology domain-containing protein, translating to MKKKLVVYLAGLLTVLGLGFGQAQFSDVPAGHWAKEAVERIAACGLITGFPDGTFRGNTNLTRYQAALIFQRLLTEIQQGGECVKGQGAGLSEEDMTAIRNAVQELAAELAALGVRVSALEDNAATKDDIARLEAAIEELKAKPAQPEGGMDEAALADLADRVEAASVAADTALAQAQILAERLDRVEGDVAALKTQIEADGDSIRALNELAVLLNQDVLSLQDRVTALEKQLGDVDFDSFANREDVAAIQEFATALRADLVRLSDRVSALDTRVSGLDSRLAAVEGTRPSLTGSITGRYGYNYTTGTNYDVRRLYSNVWDDYTWDANDNGQTVDDADFNNGGDNRARIITTFTVARTPGSTAGFNFQEARIQLRWTQDGAPRLEDGLPTVGFTQNVASGIPQVMVASVRGNIDGQPFTIAYNRFNAFRFTNYFMSNADPNYTGGLGRGFKVDFSASKAPFSPTYTVVFGGTGDSNFVVGGNSGGVRDYFGLRSTVNLFGLTAGLSYAEYNLREAATGRAGFALDLNGKLFGFLGLEAEYVATKPVTVANWDFSNSAAVDQASVIKLSTSLGPVSIEANARAIDPQFAESGYNANNAGLSIDFQTSRDNKRPYDDNERGFGVKGTIGLGFVSVTGQYDRDADFFETAASIRNSLGVDATVPLFAGLSLFGYYYNVTDSGGVLQTGSDRFDSKYGIKLSHDGKASNALIRGLDLFGEYRQLETAAAGDYDRSDILIGAKYEAKFGPFGITPLFFFDAAGGSVTGSEIKFGAQLKTDTFNLGFINPSIEGSFVTRNSNIGGPSRSETYWYAGVSLANFFFNGGTLAVKYANYAGTGLNAAAATLGVEDHLYDHTTGYIYSDNTGAVDFTLSGLLLTYRYAGIGLDYHTGVLSTGGTDNRSYGFRISYSFSW from the coding sequence ATGAAGAAGAAGCTAGTAGTTTACTTGGCTGGGTTGCTGACCGTGCTCGGTCTAGGCTTCGGTCAGGCGCAGTTCTCCGACGTACCCGCCGGACACTGGGCCAAAGAAGCCGTTGAGCGCATCGCGGCCTGCGGTCTTATCACGGGCTTCCCCGACGGAACCTTCCGTGGTAACACCAACCTGACCCGCTACCAGGCCGCCCTGATCTTCCAGCGCTTGCTCACCGAGATTCAGCAGGGTGGCGAGTGTGTCAAGGGTCAAGGCGCGGGCCTCAGCGAAGAGGACATGACCGCCATCCGTAACGCGGTGCAGGAGCTGGCTGCCGAGCTGGCTGCCCTGGGTGTGCGCGTGTCGGCCCTGGAAGACAACGCTGCAACCAAGGACGACATTGCCCGCCTCGAGGCCGCCATCGAAGAGCTGAAGGCCAAGCCTGCCCAGCCCGAAGGTGGCATGGACGAAGCCGCTCTGGCCGACCTGGCCGACCGTGTGGAAGCTGCCTCGGTGGCCGCCGACACCGCCCTGGCCCAGGCCCAGATCCTGGCCGAGCGCCTGGATCGTGTGGAAGGCGATGTAGCCGCCCTCAAGACCCAGATTGAGGCCGATGGCGACAGCATCCGCGCCCTTAACGAGCTGGCCGTACTGCTGAACCAGGACGTGCTCAGCCTGCAAGACCGCGTGACCGCCCTCGAGAAGCAACTGGGCGATGTGGACTTCGACAGCTTTGCCAACCGTGAAGACGTGGCGGCCATCCAGGAGTTCGCCACCGCCCTGCGGGCCGACCTGGTGCGCCTCTCCGACCGCGTGAGCGCGCTGGACACCCGCGTGAGCGGCCTTGACAGCCGTCTGGCCGCGGTGGAAGGCACCCGCCCCAGCCTGACCGGTAGCATTACCGGGCGCTACGGCTACAACTACACCACCGGCACCAACTACGACGTCCGTCGCCTGTACTCCAACGTGTGGGACGACTACACCTGGGACGCCAACGACAACGGCCAGACCGTAGACGATGCCGACTTCAACAACGGCGGCGACAACCGCGCTCGTATCATCACCACCTTCACGGTAGCACGTACCCCTGGCAGCACTGCTGGCTTCAACTTCCAGGAGGCCCGCATCCAGCTCCGCTGGACCCAGGATGGTGCTCCTCGCCTCGAGGATGGCTTGCCCACCGTTGGATTCACCCAGAACGTAGCCTCGGGCATCCCGCAGGTGATGGTAGCTTCGGTGCGCGGCAACATCGACGGCCAGCCCTTTACCATCGCCTACAACCGTTTCAACGCCTTCCGCTTCACCAACTACTTCATGTCCAACGCCGACCCCAACTACACTGGTGGTCTGGGCCGTGGCTTCAAGGTGGACTTTAGCGCCAGTAAAGCCCCCTTCAGCCCCACCTACACGGTGGTATTTGGCGGTACGGGTGACAGCAACTTTGTAGTGGGTGGCAACTCCGGCGGTGTGCGCGACTACTTCGGTCTGCGCTCCACGGTCAATCTGTTTGGGCTGACTGCTGGTTTGAGCTATGCTGAATACAACCTCCGTGAGGCTGCCACTGGCCGTGCCGGTTTTGCCCTGGATCTGAACGGCAAGCTCTTCGGCTTCCTCGGCTTGGAAGCTGAGTACGTAGCAACCAAGCCTGTGACGGTTGCAAACTGGGACTTCTCCAACTCCGCTGCTGTTGACCAGGCTTCGGTGATCAAGCTTTCGACCAGCCTGGGCCCGGTCAGCATTGAGGCCAACGCCCGTGCGATTGACCCGCAGTTTGCTGAGAGCGGCTACAACGCCAACAACGCTGGTCTCTCGATTGACTTCCAGACCAGCCGCGACAACAAGCGCCCCTACGACGACAACGAGCGCGGCTTTGGGGTGAAGGGTACGATTGGCCTGGGCTTTGTCAGCGTGACGGGTCAGTATGACCGCGATGCTGACTTCTTTGAGACGGCTGCCAGCATTCGCAACAGCCTGGGTGTGGATGCCACGGTTCCCCTGTTTGCTGGCCTGAGCCTGTTTGGTTACTACTACAATGTAACCGACTCGGGTGGCGTACTCCAAACCGGCAGCGATCGCTTCGACAGCAAGTACGGCATTAAGCTCTCGCATGACGGCAAGGCTTCCAACGCCCTGATCAGGGGCCTGGATCTGTTCGGCGAATACCGCCAGCTCGAGACTGCTGCCGCTGGTGACTACGACCGCAGTGACATTCTCATTGGCGCCAAGTACGAAGCCAAGTTCGGGCCCTTTGGCATTACCCCCCTCTTCTTCTTCGACGCGGCGGGAGGTAGTGTAACCGGTAGCGAAATCAAGTTTGGGGCTCAGCTCAAGACGGACACCTTCAACCTGGGCTTTATCAACCCCAGCATTGAGGGTAGCTTCGTAACCCGTAACTCCAACATCGGTGGGCCTAGCCGCAGCGAAACTTACTGGTACGCCGGTGTCAGCCTGGCCAACTTCTTCTTCAACGGTGGTACGCTGGCTGTGAAGTACGCTAACTATGCTGGTACCGGCCTGAATGCGGCTGCTGCCACCCTGGGTGTCGAGGATCACCTCTACGACCACACCACCGGTTACATCTACTCTGACAACACCGGTGCGGTGGACTTCACCCTCTCGGGCCTTCTCCTCACCTACCGCTACGCCGGTATCGGGCTTGATTACCACACCGGTGTCCT